The Oryza glaberrima chromosome 9, OglaRS2, whole genome shotgun sequence genome includes a window with the following:
- the LOC127784176 gene encoding cytokinin hydroxylase-like, translating to MAVLVSLMVIAASSPLVALLLRAAWVTLSCYWLTPMRIRRAMAAQGVRGPPPRPLVGNLREVSALVARATADDMPSLSHDIVGRLMPHYVLWSGTYGKLFVYLYGSEPRLCLTDTALIKEFLSSKYAHATGKSWLQRQGTKHFIGGGLLMANGARWSHQRHVVAPAFMADKLKGRVGRMVECTKQAIRELRDAAAGRRGEEVEIGAHMTRLTGDIISRTEFNTSYDTGKRIFLLLEHLQRLTSRSSRHLWIPGSQYFPSKYRREIRRLNGELEAVLMESIRRSREIADEGRAAAETYGRGLLAMLLSEMEEKEKNGGGGGGEFSYDAQLVIDECKTFFFAGHETSALLLTWAIMLLATNPAWQEKARAEVAAVCGDHPPSADHLSKLTVLQMIIQETLRLYPPATLLPRMAFEDIQLGGLRLPRGLSVWIPVLAIHHDESIWGPDAHEFRPERFAPGARRPSAAGAARFLPFAAGPRNCVGQAYALVEAKVVLAMLLSAFRFAISDNYRHAPENVLTLRPKHGVPVHLRPLRP from the exons atggcggtcCTCGTGTCGCTCATGGTGAtcgccgcgtcgtcgcctcTCGTAGCGCTGCTTCTGAGGGCGGCGTGGGTGACCCTGTCCTGCTACTGGCTGACGCCAATGAGGATCCGCCGCGCCATGGCGGCGCAGGGCGTGcgcggcccgccgccgcgcccgctcgTCGGCAACCTCCGGGAGGTGTCGGCGCTCGTGGCGagggccaccgccgacgacatGCCGTCCCTCAGCCACGACATCGTCGGCCGCCTCATGCCCCACTACGTGCTCTGGTCCGGGACATACG GCAAGCTGTTCGTGTACCTGTACGGGAGCGAGCCGAGGCTGTGCCTGACTGACACCGCGCTGATCAAGGAGTTCTTGTCGTCCAAGTACGCCCACGCCACCGGCAAGTCGTGGCTGCAGAGGCAGGGGACGAAGCACTTCATCGGCGGCGGGCTGCTCATGGCCAACGGCGCCAGGTGGTCGCACCAGCGCCACGTCGTCGCGCCGGCGTTCATGGCCGACAAGCTCAAG GGGAGAGTCGGGCGCATGGTGGAGTGCACGAAGCAGGCGATCCGCGAGCtccgcgacgcggcggcggggcggcgcggcgaggaggtggagatCGGCGCCCACATGACCCGCCTCACCGGCGACATCATCTCCCGCACCGAGTTCAACACCAGCTACGACACCGGCAAGcgcatcttcctcctcctcgagcACCTCCAGCGCCTCACCTCCCGCTCCAGCCGCCATCTCTGGATCCCCGGCAGCCA GTATTTCCCGAGCAAGTACAGGAGGGAGATCAGGCGGCTCAACGGCGAGCTGGAGGCGGTGCTGATGGAGTCGATACGGCGGAGCAGGGAGATCGCCGacgaggggagggcggcggcggagacgtaCGGGAGGGGTTTGCTGGCTATGCTTCTGTcggagatggaggagaaggagaagaatggcggcggcggaggcggcgagttCAGCTACGACGCGCAGCTGGTGATCGACGAGTGCAAGACCTTCTTCTTCGCCGGACACGAGACGTCGGCGCTGCTGCTCACGTGGGCGATCATGCTGCTCGCCACCAACCCGGCGTGGCAGGAGAAGGCCCgcgccgaggtcgccgccgtctgcGGCGACCACCCGCCGTCCGCCGACCACCTTTCCAAGCTCACCGTG CTGCAGATGATCATCCAGGAGACGCTGCGGCTGTACCCGCCGGCGACGCTGCTGCCGCGGATGGCGTTCGAGGACATCCAGCTCGGCGGCCTCCGGCTGCCGCGGGGGCTGTCGGTGTGGATCCCGGTGCTGGCCATCCACCACGACGAGTCCATCTGGGGCCCCGACGCGCACGAGTTCCGCCCGGAGAGGTTCGCGCCGGGCGCGCGCCGCCcgtcggccgccggcgccgcgaggTTCCTGCCGTTCGCCGCCGGCCCGCGCAACTGCGTCGGCCAGGCGTACGCGCTCGTCGAGGCCAAGGTCGTCCTCGCCATGCTCCTCTCGGCCTTCCGCTTCGCCATCTCCGACAACTACCGCCACGCGCCGGAGAACGTGCTCACCCTCCGCCCCAAGCACGGCGTCCCCGTCCACCTCCGGCCGCTGCGGCCATAG